One Lottiidibacillus patelloidae genomic region harbors:
- a CDS encoding TrkH family potassium uptake protein has translation MEKKLALLKRKQLSSFQLIVFFYFSAILISTTLLSLPIAHKPEIKLSFIDALYTAVSAVSVTGLTVVSTADTFSMVGTLMLAFILQIGGIGIMTLGTFIWIILGKKIGLKERQLIMTDQNQSSLSGLVNLIRSILGLILIIEAIGTLVLGIHFLKYFSTWQEAFYNGFFAAVSATTNAGFDITGSSLVPFANDYFVQFIVIILMILGAIGFPVLIELKEFLTRKNDSYFRFSLFTKITTVTFFGMTIVGVVLIILLDYTNFFADKSWHEALFYALFQSVTTRSGGLSTMDMNEFTNGTLLVLSLMMFIGASPSSVGGGIRTTTFAIVLLGILFFAKGKTSVKVFKKEIYPDDVTRAFVVVCVAIIIWSISIILLSATESQPLLAIIFEVSSAFGTCGLSMGITPELSTFGKILSMMLMFIGRVGILTFLFLIRGKVIKENFHYPKERVIIG, from the coding sequence ATGGAAAAAAAACTAGCGCTGCTTAAACGAAAGCAGCTATCGTCTTTTCAATTAATAGTGTTTTTTTATTTTAGTGCAATATTGATTTCAACTACATTGTTAAGTTTACCTATAGCCCATAAACCAGAAATAAAGTTATCATTTATTGATGCGTTATATACTGCTGTAAGCGCTGTTAGTGTTACAGGATTAACAGTAGTATCTACAGCCGACACGTTTAGTATGGTTGGGACATTAATGCTTGCGTTTATCCTCCAAATTGGTGGGATTGGCATAATGACATTAGGAACATTTATATGGATTATCTTAGGTAAAAAAATAGGGCTAAAAGAGAGACAATTAATAATGACTGATCAAAACCAATCATCATTGTCTGGTCTAGTCAATTTAATTCGATCAATACTAGGACTAATCTTAATTATTGAAGCTATTGGCACGTTAGTTTTAGGAATCCACTTTTTAAAATATTTTTCTACATGGCAAGAGGCTTTTTATAACGGCTTTTTTGCTGCAGTTAGTGCAACTACTAATGCTGGCTTTGATATAACGGGATCTTCTTTAGTCCCATTTGCAAATGATTATTTCGTTCAATTTATTGTAATTATATTAATGATACTAGGAGCTATTGGATTCCCAGTATTAATAGAATTAAAAGAATTCTTAACAAGAAAAAATGATTCATATTTCCGTTTTTCTTTATTTACTAAGATTACAACTGTTACTTTTTTTGGTATGACAATTGTTGGAGTAGTATTAATTATCTTACTTGATTATACGAACTTCTTCGCAGATAAATCTTGGCACGAAGCACTCTTTTATGCATTATTTCAAAGTGTGACAACGAGAAGTGGTGGATTGTCTACGATGGATATGAATGAATTTACAAACGGGACATTACTTGTATTAAGTTTAATGATGTTTATAGGTGCATCTCCGAGTAGTGTTGGTGGGGGAATTCGAACAACCACCTTCGCAATAGTTTTACTTGGAATCTTGTTTTTTGCAAAAGGAAAAACTTCAGTAAAAGTCTTTAAAAAAGAAATTTATCCAGATGATGTAACACGCGCTTTTGTAGTCGTGTGTGTTGCTATAATTATTTGGAGTATTTCAATTATTTTATTGTCAGCGACTGAATCACAGCCATTACTTGCAATAATTTTTGAAGTGAGCTCCGCATTCGGAACTTGTGGACTGTCGATGGGCATTACCCCGGAGCTTTCAACTTTTGGAAAGATTTTAAGTATGATGCTCATGTTTATTGGAAGAGTTGGTATCTTAACTTTCCTATTCCTAATCCGCGGAAAAGTAATTAAAGAAAATTTCCATTATCCTAAGGAAAGAGTAATTATAGGTTAG
- a CDS encoding alpha/beta-type small acid-soluble spore protein — protein sequence MAQQNSSNQLVVPGVQQALDQMKYEIASEFGVQLGPDTTARANGSVGGEITKRLVQMAEQQLGGYQQ from the coding sequence ATGGCACAACAAAACAGCAGCAACCAATTAGTAGTACCTGGTGTACAACAAGCTTTAGACCAAATGAAGTATGAAATCGCATCTGAGTTTGGTGTTCAACTTGGTCCAGACACAACTGCACGTGCAAACGGTTCAGTTGGTGGTGAAATCACTAAGCGTTTAGTCCAAATGGCAGAACAACAACTTGGTGGATATCAACAATAA
- a CDS encoding metal-sensitive transcriptional regulator produces the protein MDYPKDIKNRLKRIEGQVRGVLRMMEEEKDCKEVITQLSAVRSAVDRSIGYIVAKNLESCLIEQQEKGESAEEVIQEAVNLLVKSR, from the coding sequence ATGGATTATCCGAAAGATATAAAAAATCGTTTAAAACGTATTGAAGGTCAAGTGCGTGGCGTTTTAAGGATGATGGAAGAAGAAAAAGACTGTAAAGAAGTAATTACACAGTTGTCTGCAGTACGGTCTGCTGTCGACCGTAGTATTGGATACATAGTAGCTAAAAACTTAGAATCGTGTTTAATTGAACAACAAGAAAAAGGTGAAAGTGCGGAAGAAGTCATCCAAGAAGCTGTAAACCTATTAGTAAAAAGTAGATAA
- a CDS encoding YheC/YheD family endospore coat-associated protein yields MNIYWDKKKKRWTHLKTDRKLYWGKEEKKIASIANIESDLSFPVIVKKNKIGPLVGILATYHEKKQFTGNIKLFLTLQKQLASKGGILFIFTLRGVRKSYITGYIFNLRTSKWVKSTFPLPDIVYNRLCKREEESSPLFQELTSLLKNKEIPFFNPHFFNKQKVLSHLQKDPVIRRHIPHTIPFSNRQHLQYLYYKFSKVYIKPVEGSKGKGIFTLTFSKTCITLQTQNSSHKFFSVTSCWQAVEKLLKNKKYIAQEAIKLNTHYNNKYDLRIHAHRSKTLWKITGIGVRVANTNKITTHVPQGGKIATIAELDTELQYDQVNTITNRVGHMLEEQFGLLGEFSMDVGISNTGHYYIFEVNSKPMLFDEPEIELDRTRKLVSTCYELSSFNQETHG; encoded by the coding sequence TTGAATATTTATTGGGATAAGAAAAAAAAACGGTGGACACATCTAAAAACAGACAGGAAACTTTATTGGGGAAAAGAAGAAAAAAAAATTGCTTCTATTGCAAATATTGAAAGTGACTTATCATTCCCAGTAATTGTGAAGAAAAATAAAATAGGCCCGCTAGTTGGCATTTTAGCCACTTACCATGAGAAAAAACAATTTACAGGTAATATTAAGCTTTTTTTAACTTTACAAAAACAATTGGCTTCCAAAGGTGGCATCCTTTTTATTTTCACATTAAGAGGGGTAAGAAAATCATATATTACGGGATATATCTTTAATTTAAGAACTTCAAAATGGGTAAAATCTACTTTTCCACTCCCTGATATTGTCTATAATCGTTTATGTAAGCGAGAAGAAGAAAGCAGTCCCTTATTTCAGGAGTTAACATCTTTACTAAAAAATAAAGAAATTCCTTTTTTTAACCCTCATTTTTTTAATAAGCAAAAAGTTCTGTCTCATTTGCAAAAAGATCCTGTAATAAGAAGGCACATTCCTCATACAATTCCCTTTTCTAACAGACAGCACTTACAATATTTATATTATAAATTTTCAAAAGTATATATAAAGCCCGTTGAAGGATCTAAAGGTAAGGGCATATTTACCCTTACCTTCTCAAAAACATGTATAACACTACAAACGCAAAACTCTTCCCATAAATTCTTCTCAGTCACTTCTTGCTGGCAAGCAGTTGAAAAACTATTGAAGAATAAGAAATATATTGCTCAAGAAGCAATAAAGCTAAATACTCACTATAATAACAAGTACGATTTGAGGATCCATGCACATCGTTCTAAAACCTTATGGAAAATAACAGGTATTGGTGTTCGCGTAGCAAATACTAATAAAATTACGACACATGTACCACAAGGTGGAAAAATAGCAACTATTGCAGAGTTGGATACAGAACTGCAATATGACCAAGTCAATACTATTACAAACAGAGTTGGCCATATGCTTGAAGAACAATTTGGGTTACTTGGAGAATTTTCAATGGATGTCGGGATAAGTAATACAGGACATTACTACATTTTTGAAGTAAATTCAAAACCGATGCTATTTGATGAGCCTGAGATAGAACTTGATCGGACAAGAAAATTAGTCAGTACTTGTTATGAACTTTCAAGTTTTAACCAAGAAACGCACGGGTAA
- a CDS encoding YheC/YheD family endospore coat-associated protein gives MNLGSATIIKITGNAPKILLPQSFYDRAKNIKKLSFGAKEITCNVEKSDTEAIGVSELIIDSLHLPIDLQVHLFLKDDTLKLGPLVGVFTAGFTDSKLRPIGERSLLFAKYLAAGQYAGTIPFVFGVHQIDFEKKVINGLFFTAQGWTEHEVPFPDVIYDRLPNRKSESFHIIKKVKDTLKRKFQIPWYNPGFFDKWTIHELASKSKELKNHFPETILTPSLSDITEIIEKYGGCFLKPVNGSLGYGIYKILKREDQYYCRYRNNVGNRLRRFQSLEKLIEVQFKGNSLSSYICQQPIELLTYKNKPYDFRIHTNKNNEGRWEMSAIAIKTAGTGSVTTHTRFGGKVKALPEVLVPNILAENVTNRLKSFTLSLSNYLEKNVDGYMCEIGYDIGIDTLGEMWVFEANSKPGRSIFSHPDLKANELKTRTMPFEYAIYLVDPSKNQVGLTRLNER, from the coding sequence ATGAATTTAGGGTCTGCGACTATTATTAAAATAACAGGAAATGCACCAAAAATATTATTACCACAGTCATTTTATGACCGAGCAAAAAACATAAAGAAACTCTCATTCGGAGCAAAGGAAATCACATGCAATGTAGAAAAAAGTGACACGGAGGCAATCGGGGTTTCTGAACTTATCATTGATTCACTGCACCTCCCAATTGATCTACAAGTCCACCTCTTCTTAAAGGATGATACGTTAAAATTAGGTCCATTAGTCGGTGTATTTACTGCAGGATTTACTGATAGTAAATTACGCCCCATTGGTGAAAGATCACTACTATTTGCTAAATACTTAGCAGCAGGTCAGTATGCTGGCACAATTCCATTCGTTTTTGGCGTGCATCAAATTGATTTTGAGAAAAAGGTAATCAATGGTTTATTTTTTACTGCACAAGGTTGGACTGAGCATGAAGTACCTTTTCCTGATGTTATTTACGATCGATTACCTAATCGGAAGTCTGAATCGTTTCATATCATAAAAAAAGTAAAAGATACTTTAAAACGAAAATTTCAGATTCCATGGTACAATCCAGGTTTTTTTGATAAGTGGACCATTCATGAATTAGCATCAAAGAGTAAAGAACTTAAAAATCACTTCCCAGAAACAATCTTAACTCCTTCACTTTCAGATATCACCGAAATTATTGAAAAATATGGCGGCTGCTTCTTAAAACCTGTAAATGGTAGCCTTGGTTATGGAATATATAAAATATTAAAGCGAGAAGATCAATATTATTGTCGCTATCGTAACAATGTCGGAAATAGACTTCGCCGCTTTCAATCCTTAGAAAAGCTCATTGAAGTTCAGTTTAAGGGAAATAGTTTATCATCCTACATCTGCCAACAACCAATCGAATTACTAACTTATAAAAACAAGCCATATGATTTCCGAATTCATACGAATAAAAATAATGAAGGACGCTGGGAAATGAGTGCCATTGCAATAAAAACTGCCGGAACTGGTAGCGTAACAACACATACTCGTTTCGGCGGGAAAGTAAAAGCTTTACCTGAAGTCCTAGTTCCCAATATTTTAGCTGAGAATGTAACAAATAGGCTAAAATCGTTTACGCTTTCCCTTAGTAACTATTTAGAAAAAAATGTCGATGGTTATATGTGTGAAATTGGCTACGATATCGGAATAGACACTTTAGGTGAGATGTGGGTATTTGAAGCTAATTCAAAGCCTGGTCGTTCAATTTTTTCTCATCCAGATCTTAAAGCAAATGAATTAAAAACTAGAACAATGCCTTTTGAATATGCAATTTATTTAGTAGACCCTTCAAAAAACCAGGTTGGCTTAACAAGGTTGAATGAACGTTGA
- a CDS encoding YheC/YheD family endospore coat-associated protein produces the protein MKSFGILLLDYKQERHFFNEMAQKGIQHSFEIYMFSPTDINPLTEEVHGLKYDESSCQWVEDVYPIPSFIYDRCFYQNRSHFKTNYPIINWLKNKKEITFLGYGLPNKWHLYEVFSNHKILSPYIPETIKATSAKSIIDYALTKKRILCKPESGSQGRGIFALIEGNGTLSLRLPKEDKVIEKHFTKLAECEKWLEHVLSLSSYLMQPFLSLSDKEQHPFDIRVFIQKNKEGTWEERGRAVRRGSKDNILSNLHRGGKVGSYSSWLRSMPQRKRSFINTEIDLLIKQATTCLDEHFSPLFEIGLDIGMAKDYSIWLLDTNSKPGRQIILQNKKRINDDLFEAPFHYCNYLSTVQQ, from the coding sequence ATGAAATCCTTTGGAATTTTACTTTTAGACTATAAACAAGAAAGACACTTTTTTAATGAAATGGCTCAAAAAGGAATACAACATTCTTTTGAAATATATATGTTTTCCCCAACAGATATTAACCCACTTACTGAGGAAGTTCATGGGTTAAAATATGATGAATCTTCTTGTCAGTGGGTAGAGGATGTATATCCAATACCATCGTTTATTTATGACCGTTGCTTTTATCAAAACAGGTCTCACTTCAAAACAAATTACCCTATTATTAATTGGTTGAAAAATAAAAAAGAAATTACTTTTTTAGGGTATGGACTTCCTAATAAATGGCATCTTTACGAAGTGTTCTCCAACCACAAAATACTCTCACCATATATTCCAGAAACAATTAAAGCTACGTCAGCAAAAAGTATTATCGACTATGCACTTACGAAGAAAAGAATATTATGTAAGCCAGAAAGTGGCTCACAAGGTAGAGGAATTTTTGCCCTTATTGAGGGTAATGGAACATTATCTCTACGACTTCCAAAAGAAGATAAAGTTATTGAGAAGCATTTTACAAAACTGGCTGAATGCGAAAAATGGCTCGAACATGTTTTATCCTTATCCTCATATTTAATGCAACCTTTCCTTAGCTTAAGTGATAAAGAACAGCACCCATTTGATATTCGAGTATTTATTCAAAAAAATAAAGAAGGAACATGGGAAGAACGTGGCAGAGCTGTTAGAAGAGGAAGTAAAGATAATATTCTTTCAAACCTTCATCGTGGTGGAAAAGTCGGTTCATATTCCTCTTGGTTAAGAAGCATGCCTCAAAGAAAGAGATCATTTATTAATACTGAAATTGATTTGCTTATTAAGCAAGCTACAACATGTTTAGACGAACATTTTTCGCCATTATTCGAAATTGGCTTAGATATAGGTATGGCTAAGGACTACTCAATATGGTTACTAGACACGAATTCCAAGCCTGGTCGTCAAATCATATTACAAAATAAAAAAAGGATTAATGATGATCTATTCGAGGCCCCATTCCATTATTGTAATTATTTAAGCACTGTCCAGCAGTAA
- a CDS encoding YheC/YheD family endospore coat-associated protein: MTLKAKITIQPMPDLTFNDTNEMIFPKKFHAWKLHNKMLTISFGHGKFEVRCKIHEEDEDTLFCSHTLAKQLLLPHLPTPLSISYQRENNYMSFGPVFAVLTAFKNKQNPISFPAINDFCIELASFCKQHGLFFYVFSLDEFNDNEVYGYTYSNQMWQKHQLPKPNVIYNRIHSRIIERSELAQRLFTQCKEQEIPYFNNRFLNKWEVHQMLSSELHLKLHLPETAIFSSKRSFANLVNNYECIYVKPIYGSQGRHIYRITNENDTYSLENSGFTSTDKLTFKNDSDLFHFLKQKISKKKYIVQQGINLYEHKGRTVDFRVLCNRNYNGEWFNSSIMARLSTPKTFVSNVAQGGELYKPEDVLSMYAKKERDQFIKALQELALELCLQVSKNFEGDYGELGVDLALDKKGNIWIIEINIKPSKDLDDQITSLKVRPSAKAILQFGSFLANH, translated from the coding sequence ATGACACTAAAAGCAAAAATTACAATTCAACCAATGCCAGATCTTACATTTAACGATACAAATGAAATGATTTTCCCAAAAAAGTTCCACGCATGGAAACTTCATAACAAAATGTTAACTATTTCTTTTGGACATGGCAAGTTCGAAGTTCGTTGTAAAATCCATGAGGAAGATGAAGATACACTATTTTGCAGTCATACATTAGCAAAACAACTACTTCTTCCGCACTTACCTACACCTTTATCTATTTCCTACCAGAGAGAAAATAACTATATGTCTTTCGGCCCTGTTTTTGCAGTATTAACTGCTTTTAAAAATAAACAAAACCCAATTTCTTTTCCCGCAATTAACGACTTTTGTATCGAACTTGCATCATTTTGTAAGCAGCATGGGCTATTTTTTTATGTATTTTCACTAGATGAGTTTAATGACAACGAGGTCTATGGATACACCTACTCAAATCAGATGTGGCAAAAACATCAATTACCGAAACCTAACGTAATTTACAATCGAATTCACTCTCGAATAATCGAAAGATCTGAACTTGCTCAAAGACTATTTACTCAGTGCAAAGAGCAGGAAATCCCTTATTTTAACAATCGTTTTTTAAACAAGTGGGAAGTTCACCAAATGCTTTCTTCTGAGTTACATTTAAAACTTCATCTACCTGAAACTGCAATATTTTCAAGTAAACGCTCCTTTGCAAATTTAGTGAATAATTATGAATGTATTTATGTGAAACCGATATATGGAAGTCAAGGAAGACATATTTATCGAATAACAAATGAAAATGATACGTACTCTCTCGAAAATTCTGGTTTTACATCAACGGATAAACTTACCTTTAAAAATGATAGTGATTTATTTCACTTTCTGAAACAAAAAATTTCTAAAAAGAAATACATCGTCCAACAAGGAATTAATTTATATGAGCATAAAGGAAGGACTGTAGATTTTCGAGTTTTATGCAATCGAAATTATAACGGTGAATGGTTTAATTCCTCGATAATGGCTCGTTTATCAACTCCAAAAACTTTTGTTTCAAACGTTGCTCAAGGAGGAGAGTTATATAAGCCTGAAGATGTTCTAAGTATGTATGCAAAAAAAGAAAGAGACCAATTCATCAAAGCATTACAGGAACTAGCACTAGAACTATGTTTACAAGTAAGCAAGAACTTTGAAGGAGACTATGGAGAATTAGGGGTAGACCTTGCATTAGATAAAAAAGGAAATATTTGGATTATTGAAATAAACATTAAACCTTCCAAAGATTTAGATGATCAAATTACCTCATTAAAAGTAAGACCTTCCGCTAAAGCCATATTGCAGTTTGGAAGTTTTTTAGCAAACCATTGA
- a CDS encoding DUF445 domain-containing protein: MNELVIVIIMVSVGALIGGFTNALAIKMLFRPHLPRYIGKWKVPFTPGLIPKRRSELAEQLGKTVVKHLITKEAIAQKLNEDSFQRNLLLWLQAEVRKLLCSNKSVGELFEMFSFDVGSLQHFADDKIEQFLHSTYEEYLEDLRNKSLGEVLPHTWDRKVDTIIPPTANLIADRLITYFQSSEGKSKLGDTIDKFLSTKGMLGSMVTMFLGNERVVDKVQPEVIKFLQDEGNRKLIETIVQKEWTKLKEQKVAVFESLLGKETVKEEVTDFIKQQFKLEKLTGKKLKHIIGQESLEAIIDKGLPKAMQITIDFLERKLEPALRSLNIENIVKTQVESFSLSRLEEMVLDVSRKELKMITLLGAVLGGFIGLIQGVMLSFFN, translated from the coding sequence ATGAATGAATTAGTTATCGTAATAATTATGGTTTCTGTTGGTGCTTTGATAGGTGGTTTTACTAACGCATTAGCTATAAAAATGCTGTTTCGTCCTCATTTACCACGATACATAGGAAAATGGAAAGTCCCATTTACTCCAGGACTTATCCCTAAACGAAGAAGTGAGTTGGCGGAGCAATTAGGAAAAACAGTAGTAAAGCACCTGATTACAAAAGAGGCAATTGCACAGAAACTTAATGAAGATTCCTTCCAGCGAAACCTTCTCTTATGGCTTCAAGCGGAAGTTAGAAAACTTTTATGCTCTAACAAATCGGTCGGTGAACTTTTCGAGATGTTTTCTTTTGATGTCGGAAGTTTGCAACATTTTGCTGATGACAAAATAGAGCAATTCCTACATTCTACATATGAGGAGTACTTGGAAGATCTTCGCAACAAGTCTTTAGGCGAAGTGTTACCACATACATGGGATAGGAAAGTTGATACGATAATACCCCCAACAGCTAATTTAATTGCTGACCGCTTAATTACTTATTTTCAAAGTAGTGAAGGTAAAAGTAAGCTGGGTGATACAATTGATAAATTTCTTTCTACAAAAGGAATGCTCGGTAGCATGGTAACGATGTTTTTAGGAAATGAACGTGTAGTTGATAAGGTGCAACCAGAAGTAATAAAATTTTTGCAGGATGAAGGGAATCGGAAACTAATTGAAACTATCGTTCAGAAAGAATGGACGAAACTAAAAGAACAGAAAGTAGCTGTTTTTGAATCGCTATTAGGTAAAGAAACGGTAAAAGAAGAGGTAACAGATTTTATAAAACAACAATTTAAATTAGAAAAACTAACAGGAAAAAAATTAAAACATATTATAGGGCAAGAATCATTAGAAGCAATAATTGATAAGGGATTACCTAAAGCAATGCAAATTACAATAGATTTTTTAGAACGAAAATTAGAGCCTGCCTTACGTTCACTTAATATAGAGAACATAGTAAAAACACAAGTCGAGTCTTTTTCACTAAGTCGATTAGAAGAAATGGTTTTAGATGTTTCTCGGAAAGAATTAAAAATGATTACTCTTTTAGGTGCGGTTTTAGGTGGATTTATTGGTTTAATTCAAGGGGTTATGCTTTCGTTTTTTAATTAA
- a CDS encoding YlbF family regulator — MLSNFYDKAYELEKAFRESDDFKTLKELSDKVNADPASKQLFDSFRSVQMELQQKQMSGQQLTEEEITKAQQQVELIRQHEVIGKLMEQEQRVSMVINDINKIILKPLEEIYGNEQK, encoded by the coding sequence ATTTTGTCAAATTTTTACGATAAAGCATATGAATTAGAAAAAGCATTCCGCGAAAGTGACGACTTTAAAACATTAAAAGAACTTTCAGATAAAGTTAATGCTGACCCTGCTTCAAAGCAATTATTCGATAGTTTCCGCTCAGTACAAATGGAACTTCAACAAAAGCAAATGAGTGGGCAACAGTTAACAGAAGAAGAAATAACGAAGGCACAACAACAAGTTGAATTAATTCGCCAACATGAAGTAATTGGTAAATTAATGGAGCAAGAGCAACGTGTTAGTATGGTAATTAACGATATTAATAAAATTATTTTAAAACCTTTAGAAGAAATTTACGGAAACGAACAGAAGTAG
- a CDS encoding Cof-type HAD-IIB family hydrolase, with translation MIYRMLALNIDGTLLRSNGRLTRETKESIEYVANKGVYITLVSSRNFQSTKKIAKALKVNTALITHSGAFIASNIDEPIYERRIDHNTVYDLVALSENYPCQVRIVHEKYSLINRQKDYMMAKFILGYGDPVFYPIRYVESLTEQLQEEPVSPPNIDIYFPHEKDMADFKKHCEEQFSGISILNKDEQTLVIIPSSVSRNKSLQLLAKQLNIPYDEVVAVGNSNADIEMIKNVGLGVAMGHAPKELKEAANWVTRSNDQNGVPYMVKEVFRKQLRVQL, from the coding sequence GTGATATATCGCATGCTTGCATTAAATATCGATGGTACTTTATTGCGTTCTAATGGTAGGTTAACAAGAGAAACGAAGGAATCAATTGAATATGTTGCAAATAAAGGTGTTTATATTACATTAGTTTCTAGTCGAAACTTCCAGTCAACAAAAAAGATAGCAAAAGCTCTTAAGGTCAATACTGCACTTATAACACATAGTGGAGCGTTTATTGCTTCAAATATTGATGAACCAATCTATGAAAGAAGAATCGATCATAATACAGTGTATGACCTAGTAGCTTTAAGTGAGAATTATCCGTGCCAAGTTAGAATTGTACATGAAAAGTATTCCTTAATTAACAGGCAAAAAGATTATATGATGGCTAAATTTATTTTAGGGTATGGAGATCCAGTTTTCTATCCTATTCGCTATGTAGAGTCGTTAACTGAGCAGTTGCAAGAAGAGCCAGTATCCCCTCCAAATATAGATATTTACTTCCCACACGAAAAAGATATGGCGGATTTCAAGAAACATTGTGAAGAACAATTTTCTGGAATTTCAATTTTGAATAAAGATGAGCAAACCCTTGTAATTATTCCATCAAGTGTTTCCAGGAATAAGAGCTTACAGCTTTTAGCCAAGCAATTAAATATTCCTTATGATGAGGTTGTTGCTGTAGGGAATTCCAATGCTGATATAGAAATGATTAAAAATGTTGGGTTAGGAGTGGCGATGGGCCATGCACCTAAAGAATTAAAGGAAGCTGCAAACTGGGTAACTAGATCAAACGATCAAAATGGTGTACCTTACATGGTAAAAGAAGTGTTTCGAAAGCAACTACGTGTTCAATTATAG
- a CDS encoding YitT family protein, with product MSVLKKGIAIIIGSFLLGIGINGFIVPYHLLDGGMVGIGLIMKYIWGYKVGLTIIILSVPIYLMAWIYYRSYFFNSLHGMLVSAFVIDLLGPLRYSFHLPPLYSALLGGLLVGTGVGLMLRFETSTGGTDLIAQLLTQWISLNVGILIFLIDTVIIMIGGFVFSKEILLYSIITISAVGFATSSMTLKGKEVIQ from the coding sequence ATGAGTGTGCTGAAAAAGGGTATTGCAATAATTATTGGCAGTTTTCTACTAGGAATCGGAATTAATGGATTTATTGTTCCATATCATTTATTGGATGGTGGAATGGTTGGTATTGGATTAATTATGAAATATATATGGGGATATAAAGTAGGTTTAACGATTATTATCCTTAGCGTACCAATCTATCTTATGGCATGGATATATTATCGATCTTATTTTTTTAATAGTCTTCATGGGATGTTAGTTTCAGCATTTGTCATTGATTTGCTTGGTCCACTAAGATATAGCTTTCATTTACCCCCATTATATAGTGCATTATTGGGAGGTTTACTAGTTGGAACAGGAGTAGGTCTAATGCTGAGATTTGAGACAAGCACCGGTGGGACAGACTTAATTGCTCAACTATTGACACAATGGATATCTCTTAATGTTGGAATACTAATTTTTTTAATAGATACAGTTATTATTATGATAGGTGGTTTTGTATTTAGTAAAGAAATATTACTCTATTCTATCATTACAATCTCCGCTGTAGGCTTTGCGACAAGTTCAATGACGTTAAAAGGTAAAGAAGTTATACAATAA
- a CDS encoding DUF192 domain-containing protein, which yields MMLVNLSNGTILANKLKTAYRFFQRLKGLMFTSELPLGEALHLQPCQSVHTFFMKYDIDVIYLDKDMKIVKITHMMKPSKVGSIVKNANSVIELPAGSISKTDTKVGHVLQIKNNG from the coding sequence ATGATGCTAGTGAACCTATCAAATGGCACAATATTAGCTAATAAACTTAAAACAGCCTATCGTTTCTTTCAACGATTAAAAGGGCTAATGTTTACTTCTGAATTGCCATTAGGTGAAGCGTTGCATCTACAACCCTGCCAATCGGTCCACACATTTTTTATGAAGTATGACATCGATGTGATTTATCTTGATAAAGATATGAAGATTGTCAAGATCACTCACATGATGAAGCCGAGCAAAGTTGGAAGCATTGTCAAAAATGCAAACTCGGTGATCGAATTACCTGCTGGAAGTATCTCAAAAACAGATACAAAAGTAGGACATGTATTACAAATAAAAAATAATGGTTAA
- a CDS encoding Flp family type IVb pilin gives MMNKLKGLVFEEKGQGMTEYGLVLGVIAVGVVALLATLRDEIMTMFNEVINNVTNRDTGGTATTSGTGA, from the coding sequence ATGATGAACAAATTAAAAGGATTAGTATTTGAGGAAAAAGGTCAAGGGATGACAGAATACGGTTTAGTTTTAGGTGTTATTGCAGTAGGAGTTGTCGCGCTACTTGCTACATTAAGAGATGAAATCATGACAATGTTTAATGAAGTAATTAACAATGTAACAAACCGTGATACTGGAGGAACTGCTACTACTAGTGGTACTGGTGCTTAA